Proteins encoded within one genomic window of Companilactobacillus sp.:
- the cbiB gene encoding adenosylcobinamide-phosphate synthase CbiB produces MNIILMTIFGFILDLILGDPYSWPHPVKLMGKLIDVIDKKIEAGDYSPKKQIHLGIWMWIIVVGTTGILTGLIMYLAHFNYWAYMIIGTYLAYTTISVKGLAFEARKIIKSLKKDDIKTARYQLSMIVGRTTDDLNEEEISKATIETIAENTSDGVIAPLMYLLIGGPVLAMIYKAVNTLDSMVGYKNTRFKNIGEASAKIDDVFNFIPARLTWVLMTFATLVMRLNFKEAWQVGKRDHNKHRSPNSAYPESVVAGALDLQLGGPHVYFGDVVKKPFIGNDSGKTATVKDISKTIQILYVTACITLVVFCAIRLIFV; encoded by the coding sequence ATGAATATTATTTTGATGACTATTTTTGGATTTATTTTAGATCTTATCTTAGGTGATCCATACAGTTGGCCACACCCAGTTAAGTTAATGGGTAAGTTGATCGATGTGATCGATAAGAAAATAGAAGCTGGTGATTATTCACCCAAAAAACAAATTCATTTAGGAATTTGGATGTGGATCATAGTTGTTGGTACGACCGGGATTTTGACTGGCTTGATCATGTATCTAGCTCATTTTAACTACTGGGCATACATGATTATTGGAACTTACTTAGCCTATACGACAATTTCCGTTAAAGGATTAGCGTTTGAAGCTCGAAAAATTATTAAATCGTTGAAAAAAGACGATATCAAAACTGCCCGTTATCAACTCTCAATGATCGTTGGACGGACAACAGATGACTTGAATGAAGAAGAAATTTCTAAAGCTACCATTGAGACGATTGCTGAAAATACTAGCGATGGCGTGATTGCACCGTTAATGTACTTACTCATTGGCGGACCAGTGTTAGCGATGATCTATAAAGCTGTTAATACGTTAGATTCAATGGTCGGTTACAAAAACACCCGTTTCAAAAATATTGGTGAGGCGTCAGCCAAAATTGACGACGTCTTTAACTTTATTCCTGCACGTTTGACTTGGGTGTTAATGACTTTTGCTACTTTGGTGATGCGTCTGAACTTTAAAGAAGCTTGGCAAGTAGGTAAACGTGATCACAACAAGCATCGCAGTCCTAACAGCGCTTATCCTGAATCAGTAGTGGCTGGCGCATTAGATTTGCAACTTGGTGGACCACACGTTTACTTTGGCGATGTTGTCAAAAAACCATTCATTGGAAATGATTCAGGTAAGACAGCTACTGTAAAAGATATTTCTAAAACGATTCAAATTTTATATGTGACCGCTTGTATAACTTTGGTTGTTTTTTGTGCAATCAGACTAATTTTTGTTTAG
- a CDS encoding cobalt-precorrin-4 methyltransferase encodes MAIVSFVGAGPGDPDLITLKGYKKLQTADVVIYAGSLVNKQLLDYCKKDAEIYNSAEMDLPEIIDRMDVSIKAGKDVVRLQTGDFSIYGSVREQIEEMKKKDIPFDFVPGVSSFLGAASQMGVEYTVPKISQSVVITRMSGRTPVPEKESIQSFAKHQTSMIIFLSVQGVRKVVRELIEGGYPESTPAAVIYKATWPDEKQVHGTLADIGDKVKEAHITRTALIMVGEFLGDEYNYSHLYDPTFTTGFRKGKKDVTK; translated from the coding sequence ATGGCAATCGTAAGTTTTGTTGGAGCAGGTCCTGGTGATCCAGATCTGATCACATTAAAGGGATACAAGAAATTACAGACCGCTGACGTCGTTATCTACGCTGGTTCATTGGTCAACAAGCAATTACTCGACTACTGTAAAAAAGACGCTGAGATCTACAATTCAGCCGAAATGGACCTACCTGAGATCATCGATCGGATGGATGTTTCCATCAAGGCAGGAAAAGACGTGGTTCGGTTACAAACTGGAGATTTTTCAATCTATGGTTCTGTCCGTGAACAAATTGAAGAGATGAAGAAAAAAGACATTCCGTTTGATTTTGTACCTGGTGTTAGTTCTTTCTTAGGCGCAGCTTCACAGATGGGCGTTGAATATACCGTTCCAAAAATCTCACAAAGTGTTGTTATTACCAGAATGTCAGGTCGTACACCGGTCCCAGAAAAGGAATCTATTCAGTCATTTGCCAAACATCAAACTTCAATGATCATTTTCTTATCCGTTCAAGGCGTTAGAAAAGTGGTCCGTGAATTGATCGAAGGTGGCTATCCTGAATCTACACCAGCTGCTGTGATCTACAAGGCAACTTGGCCTGATGAAAAGCAAGTTCATGGAACATTGGCAGATATTGGCGACAAGGTCAAAGAAGCTCATATTACTAGAACTGCTTTGATCATGGTCGGTGAATTCCTCGGCGATGAATACAATTATTCCCATCTTTATGATCCAACCTTCACGACTGGCTTTAGAAAAGGCAAGAAAGATGTCACTAAATAA
- the cbiD gene encoding cobalt-precorrin-5B (C(1))-methyltransferase CbiD — translation MVEKNEQDYVYYNGKRLRKGFTTGTTATAASVAALKILLSQEPMEEITVNAANGQPAEFHLESVEYDAEKATVGIKKDGGDDQDATHGMIVYSTINLRDDNEITLDGGKGIGRVTQKGLANPPGMAAINPVPRKMIKQSVRDILGEDRGADIIISAPEGVDIAKLTYNPKLGIVGGVSILGTSGIVTPMSEESWKHSISIEMNIHRERGDEDIILTPGNYGEDFTKNVLKLPLDKQVQMSNFVGYVLHEVQRLGFKRCLMVGDLGKFIKVAGGVFSTHSKDADARAEIMVANLALMGAPQSLINDVYSSLTTISMVDYIDKAGYQKVYQQIVDRIKYRSEKLLAHRQPQVEIDAVIFSGQKFLASTQDLAVLKEIWK, via the coding sequence ATGGTTGAAAAAAATGAACAGGATTACGTTTATTACAACGGAAAACGACTTCGAAAGGGATTTACGACTGGTACTACTGCAACAGCAGCCTCAGTCGCCGCTTTAAAAATTTTGTTGTCGCAAGAGCCGATGGAGGAAATCACTGTCAATGCTGCTAATGGACAACCAGCGGAGTTTCACTTAGAAAGCGTTGAATATGACGCCGAGAAGGCCACAGTCGGCATCAAAAAAGACGGAGGCGATGACCAAGACGCGACTCATGGGATGATCGTCTACTCAACTATTAATTTACGAGATGACAATGAGATCACCTTAGATGGTGGAAAAGGTATCGGTCGTGTGACTCAAAAGGGTCTGGCCAATCCTCCAGGGATGGCCGCTATCAATCCAGTGCCTCGTAAGATGATCAAACAATCTGTTCGCGATATTTTAGGCGAGGACCGTGGTGCCGATATTATCATTTCCGCTCCAGAAGGTGTTGATATAGCCAAGCTTACTTACAATCCAAAATTAGGTATTGTTGGTGGAGTTTCGATCTTAGGAACTAGTGGCATTGTGACGCCGATGTCTGAAGAAAGCTGGAAACATTCAATCTCCATTGAGATGAATATTCATCGAGAACGTGGCGATGAAGACATCATTTTGACACCGGGAAATTACGGTGAAGATTTCACCAAGAATGTTTTGAAACTACCACTAGACAAACAAGTTCAAATGAGCAATTTCGTCGGTTATGTTTTACATGAAGTCCAACGGTTAGGATTTAAACGTTGCTTGATGGTCGGAGACCTTGGGAAGTTTATCAAAGTTGCCGGTGGAGTCTTTTCGACTCACAGTAAAGATGCCGATGCCAGAGCTGAGATCATGGTAGCTAATCTTGCCTTGATGGGCGCTCCGCAATCCCTGATCAATGACGTTTATAGCAGTTTAACTACGATCTCGATGGTCGATTATATTGACAAAGCTGGATACCAGAAGGTCTATCAACAAATCGTTGATCGAATCAAGTATCGTTCTGAAAAATTATTAGCCCATCGCCAGCCACAAGTTGAAATCGATGCAGTGATTTTTTCTGGACAAAAATTTTTAGCATCGACACAAGATTTAGCTGTTTTAAAGGAGATTTGGAAATGA
- a CDS encoding cobalt-precorrin-8 methylmutase, with product MKDRKYIKIPNQITDKSFEMIQDEIDQTRPDYQFNSEIEAAIIKRAIHTTADFDYLDTISFTGDAIKKVKHVLTHQGVIYTDTTMAMSGINKRKLDELGVKHHCLIAEPETFKLAKERGITRSMAAIELAAQDPTEKMFVVGNAPTALYKIIDMQQAGKLDASVVIGVPVGFVEAKESKVALDESDIPSIVNIDRKGGSNLAAALVNAILYNLDLIEGD from the coding sequence TTGAAAGATAGAAAATACATCAAGATTCCCAACCAAATCACCGATAAGAGTTTTGAAATGATCCAAGATGAAATTGATCAAACTCGTCCGGATTATCAATTCAATTCAGAAATTGAAGCAGCAATCATCAAGCGGGCAATTCATACAACCGCTGACTTTGATTACTTGGACACTATTAGTTTTACTGGCGATGCTATCAAAAAAGTTAAACACGTTTTGACTCACCAAGGAGTAATTTATACCGACACAACTATGGCAATGTCAGGGATCAACAAACGCAAATTGGATGAATTGGGTGTTAAGCATCACTGCTTGATTGCTGAACCTGAGACCTTCAAGTTGGCAAAAGAACGAGGAATCACACGTTCAATGGCAGCTATTGAATTAGCTGCTCAAGACCCAACTGAAAAAATGTTTGTGGTTGGTAACGCGCCAACTGCACTCTATAAGATCATCGACATGCAGCAAGCTGGTAAGCTTGATGCCTCGGTCGTTATTGGAGTTCCAGTCGGTTTTGTTGAAGCTAAAGAAAGTAAAGTTGCACTTGATGAAAGTGACATTCCATCAATCGTAAATATTGATCGTAAAGGTGGTAGCAATTTAGCTGCCGCGTTAGTCAATGCAATTTTGTACAACCTAGATTTAATCGAAGGAGACTGA
- a CDS encoding cobalt-precorrin 5A hydrolase yields the protein MSLNKTKIAIVSITNKGTELGEMVKQIFTSEDAMLYAPARVKNPNVDVPIEKGTFTFTVQQLFKQVDCLVLIMATGISVRTISPVIKDKTTDPAVLVVDELGNHVISLLSGHVGGANEWTELLAAKLNAEPVITTATDTEKVASLDIMAKKLNAWYPNFKANTKLINRKLAEKETVYLYIEEYYLDKVNCLTGFTRIPKSKIPEIVDAPVIIVSDKTDFAKQVNVIHVIPKLNVLGVGCRKNVTYEMMQTTFALFMSMHHLAWDSIASVASIDVKKNEAAILYLAKTLNAETEFHSAEELSAVDINYPTSDFVKKTVGVGNVASSSANYVSGNIVSIDQFKGKEITMALSHK from the coding sequence ATGTCACTAAATAAAACCAAAATTGCCATCGTCTCGATCACTAACAAAGGCACTGAGTTAGGCGAGATGGTCAAACAAATTTTTACCAGCGAGGACGCGATGCTATACGCACCGGCACGGGTAAAAAATCCTAATGTTGATGTCCCAATTGAAAAAGGAACATTTACATTTACCGTTCAACAACTTTTTAAACAAGTCGATTGTTTAGTTTTGATCATGGCTACTGGAATTTCAGTCAGAACAATTTCGCCAGTCATTAAAGATAAAACGACTGATCCAGCGGTTTTAGTTGTCGACGAGTTAGGAAATCACGTCATCAGTTTATTATCTGGTCACGTTGGGGGAGCCAATGAGTGGACCGAATTATTGGCTGCAAAATTGAATGCCGAACCTGTGATCACGACAGCAACTGATACGGAAAAAGTTGCTTCGTTGGATATCATGGCTAAGAAATTAAACGCTTGGTATCCTAATTTTAAAGCTAATACTAAATTAATTAACCGAAAATTAGCTGAAAAAGAAACTGTTTATCTCTATATCGAAGAATATTATTTGGATAAAGTGAATTGTCTCACTGGCTTCACAAGGATTCCTAAATCAAAAATTCCAGAAATTGTTGATGCGCCAGTAATTATCGTCTCTGATAAAACTGATTTTGCTAAGCAAGTGAACGTCATTCACGTTATTCCCAAACTTAATGTTCTTGGTGTAGGCTGTCGTAAGAACGTTACTTATGAGATGATGCAAACCACTTTTGCATTGTTTATGAGCATGCATCATTTGGCATGGGATTCGATTGCATCAGTTGCATCGATCGACGTTAAGAAAAATGAAGCTGCAATTTTGTATTTAGCAAAGACCCTAAATGCTGAAACTGAGTTTCATTCTGCTGAAGAATTGTCTGCTGTAGATATCAACTATCCAACGTCTGATTTTGTCAAAAAAACAGTCGGCGTTGGTAATGTTGCTTCTAGTTCAGCCAATTATGTCAGTGGCAATATCGTTTCAATTGATCAGTTCAAAGGAAAAGAAATCACCATGGCATTGAGCCATAAATAA
- a CDS encoding pyridoxal phosphate-dependent aminotransferase, protein MSQVKHGGYGRELKSDVPITDFSANINPLGVPEKLLSSIQKSLSNLIYYPDVNYQNLRQNLAQLYQYDMNKIWVGNGSVDLIFNIIEILNSKNALLLAPTFGEYEHAFTKSGAEITHYFLKEENDFNLDVNELINFLKNDHSIDTICLCNPNNPTGTLVNKFQLRQLTSYCNDNGIWLIIDEAFNDFIANKQDYTFAGEINEDDSVVIIKSLTKYYAIPGLRLGMALLPNKQFLNTLIDYCEPWSVNTFAAELGPEVFNDQDYAKKTADWLQNEKNFLEAELSHIPNLKMYPSAVNYYLLHCDTFDLYQELLDAGILIRNCDNYVGLTQGYYRIAVKSHAENQLLVEQLNKLCRR, encoded by the coding sequence ATGTCGCAAGTAAAGCATGGTGGCTACGGTCGTGAATTGAAGTCCGACGTTCCGATCACTGACTTTAGTGCCAATATCAATCCGCTTGGGGTTCCTGAAAAATTACTTTCCAGTATTCAAAAATCGTTATCAAATTTAATTTATTATCCGGACGTTAACTATCAAAATTTACGTCAAAATTTAGCGCAATTATACCAATACGATATGAATAAAATCTGGGTCGGTAATGGATCAGTCGATTTGATTTTTAACATCATTGAGATCTTGAACTCGAAAAATGCCTTGTTGTTAGCACCGACCTTTGGTGAATACGAACATGCTTTTACTAAGAGTGGTGCAGAGATCACGCATTATTTTCTCAAAGAAGAAAATGACTTCAACTTAGACGTCAACGAATTGATCAACTTTTTAAAAAATGATCATAGCATTGACACTATTTGCTTGTGCAATCCTAACAACCCAACCGGTACGTTAGTTAATAAGTTCCAGTTACGTCAGTTAACTAGTTATTGCAACGATAATGGTATTTGGCTGATCATCGATGAAGCTTTTAACGATTTTATCGCCAACAAGCAAGACTATACATTTGCTGGTGAAATTAATGAGGACGATTCAGTCGTGATCATCAAATCGTTGACTAAGTATTATGCGATTCCAGGACTGCGTTTAGGGATGGCATTGTTGCCAAATAAACAATTTTTAAATACCTTGATCGATTACTGCGAGCCTTGGTCGGTCAACACCTTTGCTGCTGAGTTAGGTCCTGAAGTGTTCAATGATCAAGACTATGCTAAAAAAACTGCTGATTGGCTACAAAATGAAAAAAACTTTTTAGAAGCAGAGTTATCTCACATTCCTAATCTGAAAATGTATCCGTCAGCGGTGAATTACTACTTATTGCATTGCGATACGTTTGACCTTTATCAAGAGCTACTGGACGCAGGGATTTTGATCCGCAACTGTGACAACTATGTTGGTTTAACTCAAGGCTATTATCGAATAGCGGTAAAATCACATGCTGAAAATCAACTGCTAGTTGAGCAATTAAATAAGCTTTGCAGGAGGTAG
- a CDS encoding cobyrinate a,c-diamide synthase, which translates to MKKFLLAGATSGVGKTSVTLGVISALVQRGYSVQPYKVGPDYVDTKFHSRVSGHASRNVDDYLIPDDDTLKYLFEKDTEDIDLGIVEGVMGLYDGLGSDKDAHSTASMAKKLNLPVILIVSGKSISTSTAAVVKGFVDFDPAVNIAGVIINNVMSDNHYNLIKQAIQRYVPNVPVLGYLKFNKDLELPSRQLGLVPDAEVSAVDSKIAGLSKLISENIDLDKILELASSQPLTYQGTFAKEMSKLPTNPISIGIAKDDAFNFYYRDNLELLKDLGVKLVPFSPVNDPHLPKVDSIWLGGGYPEEKSAELANNISMKNEIKEFSDAGKPIFAECGGLMYLGKDLINEDGSIHQMANIFDGSSKMTKRLRKFGYCQAEPNQDCFIGKESAIIYGHEFHHSTFEPSENSNLKTILTMKKYRDEELASTWTGGYQSKNTFASYLHVHLYQSTEAAKAILKSLGVI; encoded by the coding sequence ATGAAAAAATTTTTATTAGCTGGGGCTACTAGTGGCGTGGGTAAAACTAGTGTCACTTTAGGTGTTATTTCAGCTTTGGTTCAACGTGGCTATTCAGTTCAGCCATACAAAGTGGGACCTGATTATGTCGATACGAAATTTCACAGTCGCGTGTCCGGACATGCCTCACGCAATGTTGACGACTATTTGATTCCAGACGATGACACCTTGAAGTATTTGTTTGAAAAGGACACCGAGGATATCGACCTGGGAATCGTTGAAGGCGTTATGGGATTATACGATGGCTTAGGTAGCGACAAGGATGCTCACTCAACCGCATCAATGGCTAAAAAATTAAACCTGCCAGTGATTTTGATCGTCAGTGGTAAATCCATTTCGACTTCAACTGCCGCTGTAGTGAAAGGATTTGTCGATTTTGATCCAGCTGTCAACATTGCTGGAGTCATTATCAACAACGTCATGAGCGACAATCATTACAACTTGATCAAACAAGCAATCCAAAGATATGTTCCCAATGTTCCTGTACTAGGGTATTTGAAATTCAACAAAGATTTAGAATTGCCGTCACGACAATTAGGACTAGTGCCTGATGCAGAAGTCTCTGCAGTCGATTCGAAAATCGCGGGATTGTCAAAATTGATCTCAGAAAATATCGACCTGGATAAGATCCTGGAATTAGCCAGTTCTCAACCGTTAACCTATCAGGGAACTTTTGCTAAGGAAATGTCTAAACTGCCAACTAACCCAATCTCAATTGGCATTGCCAAAGATGATGCCTTTAATTTTTACTATCGCGATAATTTAGAATTGCTCAAGGATTTAGGTGTGAAATTAGTTCCATTCAGCCCAGTGAATGATCCTCATTTACCAAAAGTTGATTCAATTTGGCTCGGTGGTGGCTATCCTGAGGAAAAATCAGCTGAACTGGCCAATAATATTTCGATGAAAAATGAGATCAAAGAGTTTTCCGATGCCGGCAAACCAATTTTTGCAGAATGCGGTGGACTAATGTATTTAGGCAAAGATTTGATCAATGAAGATGGTTCGATCCATCAAATGGCCAACATTTTCGATGGATCTAGCAAGATGACTAAACGCCTCCGCAAATTTGGTTACTGCCAAGCAGAACCTAACCAAGATTGCTTTATTGGAAAAGAGTCAGCCATTATTTATGGGCACGAATTCCATCATTCAACTTTTGAACCAAGTGAAAATTCAAATTTAAAAACAATTTTAACTATGAAAAAATATCGTGATGAAGAACTCGCTAGCACTTGGACGGGTGGCTATCAATCGAAAAACACTTTTGCTAGTTATCTTCATGTACACCTGTATCAATCTACTGAAGCTGCCAAAGCTATTTTGAAATCGTTAGGAGTCATTTAA
- a CDS encoding decarboxylating cobalt-precorrin-6B (C(15))-methyltransferase yields MKDDLFIRTKVPMTKSEVRSISLDKLQLQAKNSFLDIGSGTGSVSMQAALEFPELKIVALEKNPDAIEINQTNIKHFGINNIDLQVGTAPEDLPDEKFDSIFVGGSGGELSQIIDYSYQHLTDKGMLVLNFILNENALEAIDYLEHSDFTDLDVIQVAVSKWHQLGKGHYFKPQNPTIIISAQKGEQE; encoded by the coding sequence ATGAAAGATGACCTATTTATTAGAACCAAAGTTCCGATGACCAAGTCGGAGGTTCGCTCGATCAGTTTGGACAAATTGCAGCTTCAGGCTAAAAACAGCTTTTTAGATATTGGTTCGGGAACTGGCAGCGTCAGTATGCAAGCAGCTTTGGAATTTCCTGAATTGAAGATTGTTGCCCTGGAAAAAAATCCTGACGCGATCGAGATCAATCAGACGAATATCAAACATTTTGGAATTAATAATATTGATCTGCAGGTAGGAACCGCACCAGAAGATCTCCCAGATGAAAAATTCGACAGTATCTTTGTTGGCGGTTCTGGTGGCGAATTGTCGCAGATCATTGACTACTCGTATCAGCATTTAACTGACAAAGGAATGTTAGTGTTGAATTTCATTTTGAACGAAAACGCTCTTGAAGCCATTGACTATTTGGAACATTCAGATTTTACCGACTTAGATGTGATCCAAGTTGCTGTTTCTAAGTGGCATCAATTAGGTAAAGGGCATTATTTTAAGCCTCAAAATCCCACAATAATTATTAGTGCACAAAAAGGAGAACAAGAATAA
- a CDS encoding ECF transporter S component: MNNARIKKLTFTAIILALCIIGANIKIMGSVALDAFPAFFGAIALGPIAGAFLGLFGHLVSAMLSGFPLTLPVHLIIGFCMMVTMFVYGWIRKGDRSMKWQYIILSDVVGYALNVPLELVLLYPILKQAVYVYFVPLTIASVVNIILAEIVYILLKSRFPRIIDIFRSEDKK; this comes from the coding sequence ATGAATAACGCACGCATCAAAAAATTAACTTTTACCGCAATTATTTTAGCTTTATGTATTATCGGAGCCAATATTAAAATTATGGGTTCAGTCGCCTTAGATGCCTTTCCAGCATTCTTTGGTGCGATTGCTTTAGGACCAATTGCTGGAGCTTTTCTAGGATTGTTCGGACATTTGGTATCCGCAATGCTTTCAGGGTTCCCGTTGACTTTACCAGTACATTTGATCATTGGATTTTGCATGATGGTCACAATGTTTGTCTATGGCTGGATCAGAAAAGGCGACCGCAGTATGAAGTGGCAATACATTATTTTGTCTGACGTTGTTGGATACGCTTTGAACGTGCCATTGGAATTAGTATTGCTTTATCCAATTTTGAAACAAGCAGTTTATGTCTACTTTGTGCCACTAACAATTGCCTCAGTTGTGAACATTATCTTAGCCGAAATAGTATACATTTTATTAAAATCTCGTTTTCCAAGAATCATCGATATCTTTAGAAGCGAGGATAAAAAATAA
- a CDS encoding cob(I)yrinic acid a,c-diamide adenosyltransferase: protein MKIYTRTGDKGKTRIIGHDVLYKSDKRVESYGMIDELNSFVGLTISDLSEKTKIFEKELFEVQQLLFDCGSDLAKSPTQTKRPFVFTAENHATEWLESRIDEYTKELPKVQKFILPGGCKTASNLHVDRTVTRRAERAIVDLMKDEPINEEVLKFINRLSDYFFTLSQYANILEGVDEVEYRNSKIIFR, encoded by the coding sequence ATGAAAATATACACCCGCACTGGTGATAAGGGTAAAACCCGCATCATTGGTCACGACGTCTTATATAAGTCTGACAAAAGAGTTGAATCATACGGAATGATTGATGAATTGAATTCTTTTGTAGGTTTGACAATTTCTGATTTATCTGAGAAAACTAAAATTTTTGAAAAAGAACTTTTTGAAGTTCAACAATTATTATTCGACTGCGGTTCCGACTTGGCCAAATCGCCAACACAAACTAAGCGGCCGTTTGTTTTCACAGCCGAGAATCACGCAACTGAGTGGTTAGAATCACGAATTGATGAATATACAAAAGAATTGCCGAAAGTTCAGAAGTTCATTTTGCCAGGAGGATGCAAAACTGCTTCTAACTTACATGTTGATCGCACGGTCACGCGTAGGGCAGAGCGTGCAATTGTCGACTTGATGAAAGATGAGCCTATTAACGAGGAAGTTTTAAAGTTCATTAATCGTCTTTCAGATTACTTTTTCACCTTATCGCAATACGCCAATATTTTAGAAGGCGTCGATGAAGTGGAGTACCGCAACAGCAAAATTATTTTTAGATAG
- the cobJ gene encoding precorrin-3B C(17)-methyltransferase — MLYVIGIGPGSRELMTQEAIDAINKAEVIVGYKTYLAIIADMIGDKPTISNGMRGEIERCTKAIEEAEKGQDVAIVSSGDSGIYGMAGLILELLDKRDSKVEVKIIPGVTASIAAAAKLGAPLMNDFCHISLSDHMTPWDVIKDRIDAAAKSDFVICLYNPRSRERPTLLREALDIITKYKSEDTVVGIGKDVARENEIEKITTIKDLDETEINMTTIVIVGNQHTYESNGKMVTPRGYEKRL, encoded by the coding sequence ATGTTATACGTAATTGGGATTGGACCAGGTTCGCGAGAACTAATGACACAAGAGGCTATTGATGCCATTAATAAGGCCGAGGTTATTGTCGGCTATAAAACTTATCTAGCAATTATCGCGGATATGATCGGCGATAAACCAACTATCAGCAATGGTATGCGTGGAGAGATCGAACGTTGTACCAAAGCTATTGAAGAAGCAGAAAAGGGCCAAGATGTTGCCATTGTCTCTAGTGGAGACTCAGGTATTTACGGAATGGCCGGTTTGATCCTAGAATTACTCGATAAACGTGACAGTAAAGTAGAAGTAAAAATCATTCCTGGTGTTACAGCTAGCATCGCAGCTGCCGCAAAACTTGGTGCTCCTTTGATGAACGATTTTTGCCATATCAGTTTGAGTGATCACATGACACCTTGGGACGTGATCAAAGACCGGATCGACGCTGCAGCTAAGTCTGACTTCGTGATCTGTCTTTACAATCCTCGTAGTCGCGAACGTCCAACGTTATTACGCGAGGCTTTGGACATTATTACTAAATATAAGTCTGAAGACACTGTGGTTGGTATCGGTAAAGATGTCGCACGTGAAAATGAAATCGAAAAGATCACAACTATCAAAGACCTCGATGAAACTGAGATCAACATGACGACAATCGTAATTGTGGGTAATCAACATACTTACGAGTCTAATGGCAAGATGGTCACACCAAGAGGATACGAGAAGAGGCTATAG
- a CDS encoding cobalt-precorrin-7 (C(5))-methyltransferase: MITVTGIGPGAEDLMIGKVAQEVQAAELVIGSKRQLDLFDLPSDKQMVLPKLMKLKEFLLEHTDMKIVLLASGDPYLYGIANWIKKEITNQEVVVVPGISSIQYLFNRVGIPMNDSYLTSSHGRTPDFDFLLQHKTICMVTDGKIGPYEIAQEIKQRQQHRLIFIGENLSYPDELITKTNETEIQNRKYQMNVVLITDER, translated from the coding sequence ATGATCACGGTGACCGGTATTGGCCCGGGAGCAGAAGACCTAATGATTGGAAAAGTTGCTCAAGAGGTTCAAGCAGCAGAGTTAGTCATTGGCAGCAAGCGTCAATTGGATTTATTTGATTTACCAAGTGATAAACAAATGGTTTTGCCGAAATTAATGAAACTCAAGGAATTCTTGTTGGAACATACTGACATGAAAATTGTCTTGTTAGCATCCGGAGATCCTTACTTGTATGGCATCGCTAACTGGATCAAAAAGGAGATCACCAATCAAGAAGTAGTGGTGGTCCCAGGAATCAGTTCGATTCAGTATTTATTCAATCGAGTCGGTATTCCCATGAATGATAGCTATTTGACTAGCAGTCACGGAAGAACTCCTGATTTTGATTTTCTTTTGCAACACAAAACAATTTGCATGGTGACTGACGGCAAAATTGGGCCTTACGAAATTGCTCAAGAGATCAAACAACGTCAGCAACATCGACTTATTTTTATCGGTGAAAATCTGAGCTATCCCGATGAGTTGATCACTAAAACAAATGAAACAGAAATACAGAATCGAAAATATCAAATGAATGTGGTGTTGATAACAGATGAAAGATGA